The Dyadobacter sandarakinus DNA window TCGCCGGAGAGCATGCCGAGTTTATCCTTGAAGACGGTCGCTACCACTGCGGGACGGAGGTTGAAAAAATGTCCAAGTCCAAGTACAATGTTGTAAATCCTGATGACATCGTAGACAGGTACGGGGCCGACACGCTGCGTATGTACGAGATGTTCCTCGGGCCGCTGGAACAGGCCAAGCCCTGGAACACCAATGGTATTGACGGGACATACCGCTTTATCCGCAAGTTCTGGCGGTTGTTTTACAATGACAATGCACAGTTTCTGGTAAAAGATGTTGCGTCCAGGCCCGAGGAGCTGAAAGTGCTGCATAAAACGATCAAGAAAATCCAGGAGGACATTGAATCGTTTTCATTCAACACGGCGGTCAGTGCATTCATGGTATGTGTGAATGAGCTGAGCAGCCTCAAATGCCAGAGCAGGGATATATTGCAGCCGCTGGTAGTACTCTTGTCTTCCTATGCGCCGCATATCACCGAGGAGCTGTGGGCAGCGCTGGGCAACGAGCCGGGTACGCTCGGAAAGGCTTCGTTCCCGGTTTGGGAGGAGAAGTTTACCGTAGACGATGTATTCGAATACCCGGTGCAGATCAATGGCAAGGTTCGTATTTCGCTTCCGTTTGCATTGGACACACCCGCATCCGAAATCGAAAAGCAGGTACTGGCCAACGAAACCGTACTGAAGTGGATGGAAGGGAAAGCCGCCAAAAAGGTGATCGTTGTTCCAAAACGCATTGTGAACGTGGTGATCTGATAAAAGAACCAGGCATATGCAAAAAGGGTGACGAAACAATTTCGTCACCCTTTTTCATTCACAACCTTTATTGTCTAACGGATACTGATTTCTCTTGAAGTCGGTCTTTCGCTCAGTTCGAAGTCGCGGGTAATTTTATCTTCACCCGCACTGATCTCGATGGAGTAGTTGCCAGCGGGCAGTGAACTTACATTCAGCTGTCTTCTGTATTTATCGGTTTTTTTACCCAGCATTTCCCGGTAAATAGCCTTTCCGCTTTTGTCTGTGACGATTAC harbors:
- a CDS encoding T9SS type A sorting domain-containing protein; the protein is MKTSIKTIAATFAFAALFTFNSFAGDKEAKKTASFETGIFVTRTGNIHVSIDKFQNTPATVIVTDKSGKAIYREMLGKKTDKYRRQLNVSSLPAGNYSIEISAGEDKITRDFELSERPTSREISIR